A region from the Lolium perenne isolate Kyuss_39 chromosome 4, Kyuss_2.0, whole genome shotgun sequence genome encodes:
- the LOC139830180 gene encoding uncharacterized protein produces the protein MSSSNSLSMSSSSLAAALGAAPAQQLTRSNFLLWKALVLPTFRGANVMQLLDGSDKAPVKTIEVEDAKKNKAMVPNPAYIDWMAKDQQVLRFLLNTLSSDVLSHLLEVTSTAEAWAAINAMFKTTSRTKAQHLRGELNDTKKLSLTADQYYTKMRGFASKLSALGKPVEDDELLIYLLHGLDKGKYNALITTVNGNPGTSLDEFYEQLSSYDMRNGVEENGSFVSSANLARRGDPRSRARTPPPRGRSPPPPRARSPYRGGGSSRDDDTRSWCRDDGRGNGNWRRDDNWRRDDRRGDDHRGDRRDDRRRDDGGGRRSDGCRSDRVPTPYVDTECQICKKHGHPANACWWRYSDDKKDRDDGEKGANLTSYGVDTNWYTNTGATDYITSELNKLLIANKYHGQDRVRTAEGSDAADRGIFASSGARGLHKRADLACRVHACWPHAFVRSVVVAWQRQRPGLACHVCTRWPFACTQSFAAVWQRWLAACDRLPRRVSVHCSLSLSGSSAPNSVGGAAGGENSENSNADSNSPPPPSPPGVRTRPQKGEPHTFTEALNDPNWRKAMEEEYNALLDNKTWHLVPASRNKNLIDCKWVYRINKKADGSIDKYKARLVAKGFKQRYKIDYEDTFSPVVKIATIRIVLPLFVSCGWSLRQLDVKNTFLHGVMEEEEKYAIELLDKVGMHDCKPAPTPLSSSEQLSLTVGTPLGSEDCTQYRSIVGVLQYLTLTRPDLAFSVNKVCQYLHAPTTEHWTAIKRILRYVKDTLKLGITFTKSSSTLLSAFSDADWVGDLDDRRSTGGFAIFVGPNLVSWSARKQETVSRSSTEAEYKALANATVELIWVEDLLAELGVKLLKKTSLWCDNLGATYLSANPMFHARIKHIEIDFHIVRERVAKNRLAIHFISSKYQVADGFTKALPVKKLDEFKSNLNLLKGLD, from the exons ATGAGTTCATCAAACTCGCTGTCCATGTCAAGCTCATCCCTAGCTGCTGCCTTGGGAGCAGCACCTGCGCAGCAACTAACCCGCAGCAACTTCCTTCTCTGGAAGGCCCTGGTTCTTCCTACTTTCCGTGGTGCCAATGTGATGCAACTCCTGGATGGATCGGATAAAGCTCCTGTCAAAACTATTGAAGTTGaggatgctaagaagaacaaagccATGGTTCCCAACCCGGCATATATTGATTGGATGGCCAAAGATCAACAAGTTCTTCGGTTTCTCCTCAACACTCTCTCGTCGGATGTGCTATCGCATTTGCTTGAGGTGACATCTACTGCCGAGGCTTGGGCAGCTATCAATGCCATGTTCAAGACAACGTCTCGTACCAAAGCACAGCATCTCCGTGGTGAACTCAATGATACCAAAAAATTGTCGCTCACCGCTGATCAATACTACACTAAGATGAGGGGTTTTGCCTCTAAATTGTCTGCTCTTGGAAAGCCTGTTGAAGATGACGAGCtccttatttatttgttgcatggCCTTGATAAGGGAAAATACAATGCTCTCATCACCACTGTGAATGGAAATCCTGGTACATCACTTGATGAGTTCTATGAACAATTGAGTTCTTATGACATGCGCAATGGAGTTGAAGAAAATGGCTCGTTTGTCTCGTCCGCCAACCTTGCCCGTCGTGGTGATCCACGTTCACGTGCCCGCACTCCTCCGCCCCGTGGCCGCtcacctcctccacctcgggcTCGTAGTCCATACCGTGGTGGTGGTAGCTCCCGTGATGATGACACCAGAAGTTGGTGTCGCGATGATGGCCGGGGCAACGGCAACTGGCGCCGCGATGACAACTGGCGCCGTGATGACCGTCGAGGTGATGACCATCGTGGTGACCGTCGAGATGATCGCCgtagagatgatggtggtggtcgCCGCTCTGATGGATGTCGTTCAGACCGCGTCCCTACTCCATATGTTGATACAGAGTGTCAAATCTGTAAGAAACATGGTCACCCCGCCAATGCATGCTGGTGGCGCTACTCGGATGACAAGAAAGACAGGGATGATGGTGAGAAGGGAGCAAATCTCACATCGTATGGTGTTGATACAAATTGGTATACTAATACAGGTGCCACTGACTACATTACTAGTGAACTGAACAAGCTTCTTATAGCCAACAAGTACCATGGACAAGATCGAGTTCGCACTGCTGAAGGTTCAG ACGCCGCAGACCGAGGCATATTCGCCTCGTCAGGTGCCAGAGGCCTCCACAAGCGCGCCGACCTCGCATGTCGTGTCCACGCGTGCTGGCCACATGCCTTCGTCCGATCCGTCGTCGTCGCGTGGCAGCGCCAGCGACCAGGCCTCGCCTGCCATGTCTGCACGCGCTGGCCATTCGCGTGCACCCAGTCTTTCGCCGCCGTGTGGCAGCGCTGGCTCGCTGCATGCGACCGACTCCCCAGGCGCGTCAGTGTCCACTGCAGCCTGTCCCTTTCGGGATCTTCTGCGCCCAACTCTGTTGGGGGCGCTGCTGGGGGAGAAAACTCAGAAAATTCAAATGCTGATTCAAATTCACCGCCTCCTCCTTCACCACCTGGAGTTCGCACTCGACCGCAGAAAG GTGAACCACATACATTCACAGAGGCGTTGAATGATCCAAATTGGCGCAAGGCTATGGAGGAAGAATACAATGCACTTCTTGATAACAAGACTTGGCATCTTGTCCCTGCAAGTAGAAACAAGAACTTGATTGATTGCAAATGGGTGTACAGAATTAATAAGAAGGCAGATGGCTCTATTGACAAATATAAAGCAAGACTGGTTGCAAAAGGTTTTAAGCAGAGGTATAAAATTGACTATGAGGATACATTCAGTCCTGTAGTTAAAATTGCAACTATCAGAATTGTCTTGCCTCTCTTTGTTTCTTGTGGATGGAGTTTAcggcagctagatgtcaagaacaCATTTCTTCATGGTGTTATGGAAGAAGAG GAAAAATATGCTATAGAGTTACTTGACAAAGTTGGAATGCATGACTGTAAGCCTGCTCCTACACCTCTGTCCTCTTCTGAACAACTATCTCTCACAGTTGGTACACCTCTTGGCTCTGAAGATTGCACTCAATATAGAAGTATAGTTGGAGTTCTACAGTATCTGACCTTGACACGACCTGATCTAGCCTTCTCAGTAAACAAGGTTTGTCAGTATCTTCATGCTCCAACTACAGAACATTGGACAGCTATTAAGCGTATTCTCAGATATGTGAAAGATACATTAAAACTTGGGATCACATTTACAAAATCATCCTCCACACTTCTTAGTGCCTTTTCAGATGCAGACTGGGTTGGTGACTTGGATGATAGGAGATCCACAGGTGGTTTTGCTATATTTGTTGGACCAAATTTGGTTTCTTGGAGTGCTAGAAAACAAGAAACAGTATCTCGGTCTAGTACTGAAGCTGAGTATAAAGCCTTAGCCAATGCCACAGTTGAATTAATTTGGGTTGAAGATCTTCTTGCTGAACTTGGAGTAAAGTTGTTAAAAAAAACAAGTCTTTGGTGTGACAATCTAGGAGCTACCTATTTGTCTGCAAATCCAATGTTTCATGCTCGGATCAAGCACATTGAAATTGATTTCCATATTGTTCGAGAGAGAGTAGCTAAAAATAGACTAGCCATCCATTTTATTTCAAGCAAATATCAAGTGGCAGATGGTTTCACAAAGGCTCTACCAGTAAAGAAGCTGGATGAATTTAAGAGTAATCTCAACCTTTTGAAAGGTTTagattaa
- the LOC127295671 gene encoding uncharacterized protein, whose protein sequence is MTTMATPKALRKASIGGKAWRLLRLAVLWARKGSAARSLRLLRTLRHGGRKDQLRYGEREFSIDETPAFRFRTPSARVLRFIPCIAPAFVPDTPCVYGEDRYFFCDDARERDDEEGCAGDYYEDGEPSECGVEDEQLLERAMMEASCGDAAEGSEDAGVDVKADEFIAKFYAQMKLQRQISWLQYNEMMHRSVC, encoded by the coding sequence ATGACTACAATGGCGACGCCTAAGGCGTTGAGGAAGGCGTCGATCGGCGGCAAGGCGTGGCGGCTGCTGCGCCTGGCGGTGCTCTGGGCGCGGAAGGGGAGCGCGGCGCGCAGCCTCCGCCTGCTCAGGACCCTGCGCCACGGGGGGCGCAAGGACCAGCTCCGGTACGGCGAGCGCGAGTTCTCCATCGACGAGACGCCCGCGTTCCGGTTCCGCACCCCCTCCGCGCGCGTGCTCCGCTTCATCCCCTGCATCGCCCCCGCCTTCGTCCCGGACACCCCTTGCGTCTACGGCGAGGACCGCTACTTCTTCTGCGACGACGCCCGCGAGAGGGACGACGAAGAGGGCTGCGCCGGGGACTACTACGAGGATGGTGAGCCGAGCGAGTGCGGCGTCGAGGATGAGCAGCTGCTCGAGCGGGCGATGATGGAGGCCAGCTGTGGGGACGCGGCGGAGGGCAGCGAGGACGCCGGGGTGGACGTGAAGGCGGACGAGTTCATCGCCAAGTTCTACGCGCAGATGAAGCTGCAGCGACAGATCTCCTGGCTGCAGTACAACGAGATGATGCACAGGAGTGTCTGCTAG